The genomic interval TTCACACGGTCACAGTGAGAATAAACTACAGAAACttaaaaggatttaaaaatgAGTGGTGCAGGTCAGAGCTCAGATGTGAAACGGCTGAAATGGACATGAAAATATGTctggatgtttgtttttaaatcagacaCGACACAAACTGCCGATAAGAACTGAGTAAAAGAGCCATAAACAGAAGCCTACCAGCGTTGGCGTGCTCCACCCAGCTGAACGTGACGGCTCCTTTTTTGTTGCTCTCGCTGAAGCGGAGCAGGAAGGTGCCGCTCGGCTTTTCCCTCAGCAGCTCATCGGTTCTCCCCCTGCTCACGAAGCCCATGATGCGCCTGAAACCCGCCCGGGCACAATGAGACAACAGGTTTGTCAGCCGAGAAGCAAAGTGACCTGAAACCTCCTGAACCTCATCCACGTGGTTATAATCTGAGGATGATGTGATTATACACGATGACACTttacaaacatgtgtgttaccCGTCACGCCAAAGACCGGCCAGGTGTGTCTTGATCAAATCCAGGATTCCCCAGATCCAGGTACTTTCATTCTGACAAGCAGGAAAGCAAAAGACAACACGTAAAGAGCATattaagaaacacacacagtcaaacacacacacagtgaaacacacacacagtcaaacacacagtgaaacacacagtgaaacacacacgGATCTTGTTTTTTAAGTCTCACCTTGAATTGTTCCCAATGAACGAGACCTTCAGGATCATCTGAGGAGAAACTCAGTTACGTTAATGAGGACGTGTCTTTACAGGGAATGAGCACAAGAGCCATGTCCAGTAAATTAAATAACCACAGACTGGTTTTATTGGGAATATCCACTGACAGAGCAATGACTGCGTGTCTGGAGACACTGGCTCCGACGACAGTGCTGGTGTTTTAAAGGAATAGCTTTGAGATTTTGGAAACTACCTTTTTCATGCTGGGAGTTAGATGAGAGGATCCTGCTCATGTAAacctggttagcttagcttagcatgaagacACCAAAGAGGAGGACCAACTGTCTGTCTTTTTCCAAATGTCCAAATCCCCCAAATTCTGGAATGTGTCTTACTTGGACATTTTTTGCGTTTTTCCAGCTCCTCTGGTAAATTTGAGGAATATTTCCAGCAGAGCATGTCTGAATGCCGTGCATGCTCCAATGGCTACGAGTATATTGCTTAATTAAATTTACTCTAAAGGTCGATTCAGTGGCTTGGTTCAGGGGGGGGGCCGCCAGAGACTCACCCACGATTCTGTCCCGGAGCAGAGAGAGCTGGTTTTCATCGAGTCCTCTTTGGCCGACGGACAAGAACTGCCAGCTCAGAACCTGGGCCAGCTGCTGCCAGGCGATGGGGGGGGGCTTCACGAACAACAACAGGTTCTGAAGAACAAAATGAGAGATGATTGATTTGACACCGTTTATGTTAAGTTAAGTGCACAAGTAAACAAACGTTATAACGAGTGTTTGGTGCAGTATGAATGTGTcataaaggtccagtgtgtaagatttaaatgaaaaggatctattggcagaaatttgaCACAAAATAATCCtattgtgtttcatctaaatcgCACAAATTGTTGCTTTCTTCACCCCAGAATTAGTCCTTCatatttaatactttatatttatatctggtcctctctacggaggctgccatgttttttttacactagCACCAAACTGGACACACTAAacttcttttgagtttttaagacAACAGGCGGCTGCCACGGCTTCtctttcggggggggggggtgttcagcacttcaccactagatttcactgaattctacacactgaaccttttttAGCTGCAGCCACACGTCCTGatgttgtgtatttgctgtgttGAGGTGAAGTGGCCTTACCCTCGGTTCGATGCTGGACAGCACACTGCACCACAGGACCGAGGCCCAGGCAGCGGGAATCTGATTGGTGCTGGAGACGACCACCACTGGCAGAGAGCTGATCTGGGTCCACACCAGAGGAGGACATTCAGTTTAATGCCCGAGCACCGTTTCCCATTGCTGTTATTTAAAGTTCATGTCCACTCACCTCGATGTTGCACCAGAGTCCATCGAACTGCAACTCGGTCACAAACTTAACGATGTGGAGTTCCTCCGTCACTACCACTCCACCCTGATAAAGGAAGAACAGCACATTGTTAACGGAGGGTAAAAGAATCTGGCACTATAAGGATTTGTAAACAGAGAGAACAAAGTCTAAATACTACAAAACAAAATGGTGCAGCACagttcacacagagaaacacctgAGATGAAGAAGAGTCTTATATCACCTTATTCAAATGAGAATATTCCAAGGTTGTTTCAAAATTTTGAGAAAAATCTACTTGACGATTTGTAAGCCAcagatttatttcaataataCTTCAGTACCACTCACATTGCAGTATGCAAAACTGGATggcaacattaaaacaaagtatttaaatacGGTGAAAGCTCATTGGTTTCTTCATGTTATGTTGAAATGTCCTCCAGAAGAAagggatttttatttaatttataaatatgAATGTCTCCTCTTACCTTACGTTTTCCTCTGCTTTTCTTGATTTCCTCGATTTCCTGAAAATGTAGGAAAAAACTCAATTATTTCAATGTACAATAATCATACGTGTGTTGTTCATAAACACAAAGTGTAATATTTCTTACCATGTCAGCAAATTCTGCCCTCAAGGCTCCAGCAGTTTCGTCCACATCCAAAACCTTACTGACCTCACTGAGGAAACGAAACTGACGCATCCTGCAAAACACATGGGGATGAATCAGTGTTCCAGTAATGAGAGTATTTATGAGTCATAAGTGTTTTCTCTAGCTTCTACCTACCCATTGATTTTCAAGATTTCTTCAACGTCCCTTGATTTTTTTacgagagaaacaaagaaaccaTGTCACTCAAAAGGAAAACCCAAAACAACAAGCTCAAGTTTAAACTGGATCTTTGACTTACTTGTCAAAAACAGCTTTGACTTTGAGCCGGTCCTTGAATTCAGGGAGGTTTACCAAGAACCTGAGAAGAAAATCAGTTCTTAAATCACAATTATTCTCTCAATCAGTGATCTCCCCCCTTAATAACCCCCAAATATTACTGAATATACCACTTCTGAGTCATGATATTGATTCCACACAGAGGTGATGTGTAACAAGTGTGTAGATTCAGCTGCAAAGACCAAAAGTCACTACAAAAGCACACATCAATAACATGTGTAAAGCTCACAGGTGTATTGACTCTGAAAAGAGATAAAAACTACAGTGACTTTAGAAATCTAAATTACGATAAAGCTTAAAAATACTAAATCCAATTCCCTATGAACTCGaattcaaatataaaacctATGCAGGTGTATCCTCACCGAACTGTCGCTGAGAAGTTTACTCCAGTCTTGACAATCAGAAGTTGTTTCTCCACCACTAGAGCGCTGTAGCACAAGAGCACAACGGCACATGTCAACcatgtttgtgtaagtgtgtgtgtgtgtgtgtgtgtgcgcgtgtgtgtgtgtttatattataGACGAGTCCTGAAGCCGTGTCTCACTTTGCAAGAAGTGAAGTGAGCAGTGACTGTGTGAGCTGCTCGTGTGCTCCCAGGAGGCCGGAGGCATCACTGCCCTGGTACTTCTTGTTGTGGTTGTGCAGCTGCTTGCGAACCTCTAGTAGCAGCTCTGCCACAGCGGTGAACCTGCACATAAGAacacacaccatacacacatacacacacacacagggagagagagaacacatgtCTGTCATCAACAATGAAGTGTTATGGTCGGAAAAGAAAGATGCTGCACACAAAGTATCCGAGTCAATGTGAAATATCAAATGTGAAAagatcgtggggggggggggggggggggggtgacctcTCCTGGAGGTGGTCCAGACTGGTGTCCACCGGGCTTCCAATGCAGGACAACTGGTGTCGGCTCTTCCACTCAGGCAGCTGGACCTCAGTGAGAGCTGCCACCGTCTGCTCCGCCTGTTCTAAAACGTTCACTATCTCCAGAAGCATCgtctgcagagaaacaggaaacactgattattgttctgtgttttctataAAAGTGTTTTACAGTGGATCTAGTGATCAGGTCATCTGCTTACAGGGAtcatttttggggggttttcaTTCAATTTTGACTGTAAACAAGTAATTTTTAGAGTTTGTACTGTGATAAAAAGATAATAAATCCCTCATTCATATACATGTGTTCCACGTCAATGACAACAACTCAAAGCTGCTTCTACAGTATACCTGTTCTTTTATCATTTCTTAACCATTGTGAGATGTTGTGGTTTTCAACAATTTCAACATTCTCCAAGGGAATAACAAGGGATTGAGTTTCAGGGGACTGTCTGGCCCGGGTGGAGGTTTCTATTCTTTTACCTGTTGTGGAGAAGCAGAAGCCAGgattctcttttcctctcgcaGACAATCAGAGAGGATTTTCATCAGGTTCAGTGACTCATCTTGAAAGTGTGCCTGAATCATAATGAACAAACCCAAAAGAAAAAGTTGGGGTCAATCCTCTCAATATCATAACTCATCCTGAATGTAGCAGTGATAGAGGACGTCTCTCCCACCAGCAAGTCGTCCTTCATCCCTGGAAAATCAGAGCTGTGCAAGATGTGGCCCTCCGGAGCAAAGCGGTTCCACTGCTGCTCCGAAAACTGCAGGAGTTCAAGGGTTGTGTCTTTCTGCATGTGCTGGATGAGAAGATACTGATATCAATAAGGTGAGACTCCATAACTACGAGTGGAATGGAATCGTCCAATCAGCCAAGTACATCAAGGTACTTTTTCCCTATCTATTTATTTGTCAATGTTATTGTTGTATAGCAATAATTCAATACTGAATATACTTTGTTTTGTGTACATAGTCCACAAAGATGTAAAGAATTATGTTATCAATTAATTTCTTGTGCAAAAGATAAACCATATCATTCTGGAGCAGGTCCAGTTAATTGAGTGTCTGTGTTCTCATTAGAAATGTGTGACACAGTCGAGGGGAGTtgttgcttttattctgaaagtcgTGCTGTGTTTCATCTGGGCATCGGTTCCATCTCTGTTCTGTGAGTGTCACCGAGTCGCCCTCACCAGTCCTGGCTCTCTatgcaggagcagagggaggggcgGATGTGTCGGGGGAATTTCCCCCTCGTACAGGTGAGTCAAGCAGCCCTGGAGTGAGTTAAGCTTGagccaccacccccccccccccccccccctccaaacatgagagataacctgtggtaaccttcagttttcataaaaactcataaggtttagtttgtccagtctgggctactacaAAAACTACTAACTACTAACTACTAACCCTGACCCATAGATTACACATAGACAACCAGATCCCTGTCACCTGAATCTCACACAGTGGACATTTAAGTTGAGAAAAACTTATTTCAAACAAGGTGTTGGTGAATGAGAGGAGGCTCTTCTATAATCTCAAATTGTCTTAATATAAATTATCTACATGTTTTGGACAAGTGCTGCCACAAAATGGAGACTCACAGTTTCCCTTAATTTCCCCTCAGAAGAGTTAAGGGAGTTTGTGACCTAtgggatagagcgggtgttctgcaacaagaaggttgccggttcgaatcccactctttcccatctgcattcCTAAGTGTCcatggcaagatactgaacccctaaaatgagccctcataaatgctgagtgttctaaaaatgtaagtcgctttggacaaaagcatcagctaaatgacatgtctGTAACAACATGTCTGACATGTCTGTAACAACCAGTAACACACCGCCAGTCATTCTTCTTGTCCCCGTGTATTTCTAATGTTTGAAGTTGGTGCCTTAacaccacaaacacataaacacacacacacacaaacaacaaagcaTAGCCCTGTCTTCCACAAATACTTATAAAGTTCTTACCTTGTCCTTGTCCCTGTAGATTATCAGTGGGTAACATCAGAGGTGGATCCTCTCCCTGTGTGGtgttcagtgtgtctgtgtgtgtttcttcctgATCTGATTTTATACTCtgccccacacccacacccacacacccacacaccacgTGACTCCCGAGAAACAGAGCTGCAGACTGGTGTCAAGTTCACTGCTGCTCACACACTCTTCACTTCCGGCCTCTGAGTAAATTCACAACataaagtgacacacacacaaaaaacaaggatcagtatttttaaaggtccagtgtgtaagagttaggtgaaagggatctgaATACATAATAATCCTagtgttttcactagtgtgtaatTATCTAAAATGTACTAATTGTTGTTTCCTTGAATGgacagtttatatttaaatactttatatttacatcaggagcggatcctctctatggaggccgccatgtttcctACAGTCTTCTAAACTGAACAAACTAAACCTTCTGAGTTTTTATGACGACTGAAGCCACCACAGATTCTGAAGCTACCTCAgattctccttcatgtttggaaggggagggtgaggtgagggggtgttcagctgcttcatgacacttcaccactagatatcaccaaactctacacactgaacctttaatgctTAGCTAGGATGTGATGGCAAATCTAGAGAACACGAGTCTTTGACCGTGCTTATATTCCTGCCCAGTGATTATTGTGTCTAGtgcattttgtatttgaagTAGAAAATTGTTGACGCACTCGTCAGGTTTGTGTTTGGATTCGGAAACACCAACAACAAGATGACCAGAATATTCTGCTATTCCTTGTACCTATCAAGTATATAAATTTATAATAACATTATCCAcaatcttcctctttttcttcatcattcaaaAATGTGTTGGGTGTATTCTAATTTAGACTTGACCTCTCGAAAGCTGGGTGGAATTTTCTCAATGGCAGATTTGTCCCCACTCACATTCCCACGATCTTTTAAAAGATGCATTTCAGGCCTTGCGTTaaaatctctgtgtctgtgagcaAGGGTCACGTAATACCATGGATCATGTTGTcatgtttcaaatgtttaaaagtgttttgtgcAACACAACACccaaataaacacataaaaatatatgacCAGAGTAAGATTATAATCTAACTGAGGAACTGGTTTGACAAGGAAGCTCGTTTGACCGGGGCCTCATTGTTTTGATTGCGTCATCCATCCTCACTCTCTGGGAATCACGTGAttcttgacagaaaaaaaactgaaggagTGTGAGAATCAAGAGGAAGTGACTCATAGGCATTTTAATTCCAGCTGCTTCCAAAGTCAAAGCTCAACAGACTTATGAGGGAAAGTTATGTCTTGACGTTTCCTCCTCATGGTTGATAGGTGGCAGGTGAAGTAACCAGGAACGAATGCATGAACAGATAAGTAAGTTGTGTTTGCAACGCAGGTCAAATCAAAAGATTGTGTAACTACCACACAGTTTCCTCTGCAACAATTACAACAAagtaatacagaaataaaaaaaaaaagcaagctAATATCAACATTGCAGTCAAACTGAACAATTTTAAATCGTCATATATACAACGACAGCCTCATAGAACTAATCAATAGTTAAAACATTAATTTTCATGATCATCACGACGTTGATGGGAGACTGGTTTCAGGTCAGTGGGAATGTGGCTTCACTCTGAGTATGGGGAACTCATCTGCAAAGCAAAAGGAGAAGATGACGATTAGTCTACATAACAAAAAGGAAAGACACATTATACACAACTCGGGTTTATTTGCTCAACGTGAACTTTCAATAATATTGCCCACATGGTGCTTTATGAATCAAAGTGATGCAAACATACCGAGTCGATGTCGAAGAGCAGCTGATCGTGGAGCATGTTAAACTCACCAGGAGTCATCGGGGGCTCAGGAGACTGGCAGGCCGGGGACGAGGTGCTCGTGTTAGAGctggaataaaaacataaatcataAAGGTGAGGGGCCTGACTCCCATCAGGAGAAACTCATATTAAATCCATATGCTGTGGGTTGCCCTGTACGATAAAAGTCAACCACATATGTAATAATCAACTCACCGTAATTCAGAGATGGGGATCAGGGTCGATGTTATGTATGGAGTGACTGGAAATTGAACAATGACATGAGAAACGTTAGCCAATCAAGATCCATGCTGTGAAAACCACGATCTCATGAGGAGGACATGGGCGTGTGTGCTCTCTTGCCTTTGCTGGGCTGACTGTTGTACAGCCGCCCGAAGGCCTCGTCCTTGGGGATGTCGGGGTAGAGGAACTTGAGTGGGTTCTCCGAGACGACCCCGTCTGAGATCACCTTGTAGTCTCGAATGATGTCGGCGAACGGGAGAGCGCTGAGCCGGTTCTTGGTGTACGGCTCCACAGAGTTGAACTTCACTTCTCCTGTCGCAAGAACTTATCATCGTTAGCCGGGTTTAGCATTGCAGGGAATGATCAATACTTCTTGATTTGTGGGGATTATTGACACAGAGGGTTTGGTGGAAATGGTCGATTTGAAGGAGACCTCACCGTTGTCACTATGCTCCACCCAGGTGAAGGTGATTCCTCCGAGGTGGCTCTCACTGAAGCGTAAGAGGAAGGTGCCTCGCTCTCTGTCCTTCAGAAGAGAACGCTCCGTCTCTTTACTCACGAAACCCATGATGTAGCTGAAAACAAATAACAAGGTCTCTTTGAGAATCTGAGGACCGAGAAAGATAGAAGTCTACAAATGTCTCAATGTGACCCACTGGCCCATTGTCCTAGGTTTTTGAACATCCTGTGAGAACAAGATGGACGCAGACATCGTGAGCCGCTCACTTCTCATTCCAAACTGGCAGCAGGTGTTTCTTGATGAGCTCGAGGATGGAGTCCAACCACATCCAGAAACTGAACGGCTTTCCTGAAATATTCTCCTTGAAGACGCGcgacacaaggagagagagagagagagagagagagagagagagagagagagagagagagagagagagagagagaagcactcGGTTGCCATTTAAAACATCACGTTATAgagatattatatattttttcatttaaccactagatggcacaACCACATTTGATTTGAGACCACATGGGATTGTGTGATTCAATAGTTACCTTAGAGAACTTTGACCAGGACACGTGATAGTCATTGCAGGAGACGTGTTGACCTACATGAAAGATAACGTTAATAAAATTACGTGACTTTATCAaggtacacaacacaaaaaggcTGTTTCCCAATTCAGCCCTAAGCCCtaccactagggggcagtgtTGTTCCATTTCTGTGATGGAGGGGTAGTGGCCATCGAGACCTTCAAACGCCCCTTCAAGGTCCGCGCTCATGTTTTAACGTGAGCAACTTCATGCTGCCTCATACATgtttcctcactttttcatccgctcatcccttcatccattcatccattcatccattcatccactcatccatccattatctatatcgCTTTCCCTTTGAGGGTAGAGGGGGAGAGCCGGGAAGCCTAGGTACCCACAGAAAACCCTGCTGAACTccattttctattattttcaaAATCAACTCAAGCTCAAGGGTGAACATACCGAGAAGCTTTTCTCCAAGCATGGCGAGCTGCTCCTTGTTGAGGCCGCGACCGGCGAAGGTGGAGAACTGCCAGCTCAGGACCTCAGAGAGCTGGCTCCAGCCGGCCCGAGGCGGGTTTCCAAAGAACGCCAAGTTCTGTGAATGGATAGAAAGGGACGGGAGGAGGAAGGTTTACATCTCGAAGTAATAACGCAACAAAATTCAACTGTAACACAACCGTTCGCCATAAAACCATAAAGTTGAATCAACGCACCAAGCTGTGGTTCTCATTTAGCTTTATCTAGATGCACCTGTGCAGTAAACTGGGAACTGTTTTCCACTTGTTCAATGGACATTTGAAAACACGTATCAGAATGTGTGAGCTCACCCTCGGCTCGTGCGTCAGCAGGTTGTACCACATGACCGAGGCCCAGCCTCCGGGCAGCTGGCTCACATTGGAGATGACCACCAGCGGCAGGGAGCACGTCTGAAACAGTGGAGTTCACAAACCCAATAAGCAAGTTGCTGCCACAACAGCAAGAGccgaataaaaaaattaatctaCACTGACCTCCAGGTCGATGGTGAGGCCCTGCACCGTGAAGCAAGCTTCGAAACTCAGAGAGTGAAGTTCTTCTGTCACCGAGAGCAGACCCTGGAAAACACCCCCACAACACGGCATTAGGAACCTGCACATGATGGAGCTCACTGGTGCAACTACTTAAAAAGGATGGATCAGACAATAAAGGTAAAAGGCACACAGCAGCTTGTGATTGACACTGTTTATGATTTATAGAACACTGCATTTCTTACCTCGCTCCCCTTTGTGCCATTGATatatttcttctcttttaacTGCTGAAAGATACAAACCCAACGTCAAGTGGCTTCAATAGAACAAATCACTGTTGAAGTATTTATTGCTTAATTCTACAGTTTGGATTTATTGCACTGATCCTGTATGATAGCTATATTCTTCCCAGGtgtaataaataacacaaacgCATGAACACAACCAAACAGTGGTTGTCTTACCAGGTGTCTGAAGTCGACAGAGAGGCAGCCATTGGAGTAGTCCTCAATATCCATAACTTTAGTGTTGTTGGTCAGGATGAAAAACTGCCGACTACTGAGAAGTAAGcattaaacatataaataaaaatataactcAATTGAAGTGTAGCTGCTAAAATCAGGAATGTGACAACATCAGATTACTGTTAAATCAATGAGATCTGTGGGTGAGGTCGGGAAAGTCACGAAAATATCCAATAACTTTAGAGTTATTAAAGAAGCCACAACTGTTGATATTTTGTTAttcaagaaataaataaatgttgtgtggATTTAATAGAATAATGACATAATGATGGAGAATTAAGTTgttatttaatgagaaaaatgtcaaaaatatttaaaaaataaaagagaaattcTTGAGAATGAACCCGTGCTCGTCTGAGTTGTTTCTTGAGAAACTACGAAACCCCTTCGACCAACGTCATCCTCACAGTCGACCACTTAAACCaaacccctgtgtgtgtgtggttctttcttcagaaCAGACTCACAACTCACTGCACGTGTGTAGTAAAAGGTTTGACACTGTTcttaaaaactgaaaatctttaTGTTTCACTTCTTCTTTCTGTGCTAAAATTAAACATCATCAGTATGTCCCAGTTTGAGGTTGTGTGTACTCACACTCTGCCGGGGGGGAGGTCCCTGGAAACACAAAcgtacaaaaacacacaattaaaatgattattgcTGAGAGACAAATTACTTTTACAACACATAtagatacatatatacacataatcACTCAGTGCTATATCAACGTTTGTATATTGAAACTTTCATGTTGTCACAAATCTTACTTGTCAAATGTGGTTTTCACTTTCAGCTGATAATCCACTTCTGGGAGTTTCACCAGGAGTCTGAGAGAAATCAGGAAGAGAATACATGTTTCACTGAGTTCTcaatcaacaacacaacacatctgtCACCAGGTAATAACAAATAATCAGATTA from Pleuronectes platessa chromosome 14, fPlePla1.1, whole genome shotgun sequence carries:
- the LOC128455913 gene encoding signal transducer and activator of transcription 4 isoform X4, translating into MSQWKQIQQLEIRLLEHVDYLYDDNFPMDIRQGLASWIECQDWDTAATDESMAAAQFTNLLSQMERVRSQEQNFLQRHNMKIIQQQLQIKYTTNPTVMARVISTCLREERRILSSACMQEQGPLEKSLQNSVAFERQTNLDNRVGIIRGSVQMMDQAVKHIEDIQDDFDFRYKTLQSRESSDRNSDAMKQEVMRLQEMLNRLDFKRKEIVSKMDVVVKEIDDLMTSQLNPELQDWKRRQQVAAIGGPLLTSLDQLQSWLSLTAQSLFHVKRQLDKLGELVVKVTYESDPIPLQKPQLEERVKYLIYHLIKSSFVVEKQPCMPTHPQKPLIIKTGVQFTTKVRLLVKLPEVDYQLKVKTTFDKDLPPGRVSRQFFILTNNTKVMDIEDYSNGCLSVDFRHLQLKEKKYINGTKGSEGLLSVTEELHSLSFEACFTVQGLTIDLETCSLPLVVISNVSQLPGGWASVMWYNLLTHEPRNLAFFGNPPRAGWSQLSEVLSWQFSTFAGRGLNKEQLAMLGEKLLGQHVSCNDYHVSWSKFSKENISGKPFSFWMWLDSILELIKKHLLPVWNENYIMGFVSKETERSLLKDRERGTFLLRFSESHLGGITFTWVEHSDNGEVKFNSVEPYTKNRLSALPFADIIRDYKVISDGVVSENPLKFLYPDIPKDEAFGRLYNSQPSKVTPYITSTLIPISELRSNTSTSSPACQSPEPPMTPDEFPILRVKPHSH
- the LOC128455913 gene encoding signal transducer and activator of transcription 4 isoform X2 — encoded protein: MSQWKQIQQLEIRLLEHVDYLYDDNFPMDIRQGLASWIECQDWDTAATDESMAAAQFTNLLSQMERVRSQEQNFLQRHNMKIIQQQLQIKYTTNPTVMARVISTCLREERRILSSACMQEQGPLEKSLQNSVAFERQTNLDNRVGIIRGSVQMMDQAVKHIEDIQDDFDFRYKTLQSRESSDRNSDAMKQEVMRLQEMLNRLDFKRKEIVSKMDVVVKEIDDLMTSQLNPELQDWKRRQQVAAIGGPLLTSLDQLQSWLSLTAQSLFHVKRQLDKLGELVVKVTYESDPIPLQKPQLEERVKYLIYHLIKSSFVVEKQPCMPTHPQKPLIIKTGVQFTTKVRLLVKLPEVDYQLKVKTTFDKDLPPGRVRQFFILTNNTKVMDIEDYSNGCLSVDFRHLQLKEKKYINGTKGSEGLLSVTEELHSLSFEACFTVQGLTIDLETCSLPLVVISNVSQLPGGWASVMWYNLLTHEPRNLAFFGNPPRAGWSQLSEVLSWQFSTFAGRGLNKEQLAMLGEKLLGQHVSCNDYHVSWSKFSKENISGKPFSFWMWLDSILELIKKHLLPVWNENYIMGFVSKETERSLLKDRERGTFLLRFSESHLGGITFTWVEHSDNGEVKFNSVEPYTKNRLSALPFADIIRDYKVISDGVVSENPLKFLYPDIPKDEAFGRLYNSQPSKVTPYITSTLIPISELRSNTSTSSPACQSPEPPMTPGEFNMLHDQLLFDIDSMSSPYSE
- the LOC128455913 gene encoding signal transducer and activator of transcription 4 isoform X3, which produces MSQWKQIQQLEIRLLEHVDYLYDDNFPMDIRQGLASWIECQDWDTAATDESMAAAQFTNLLSQMERVRSQEQNFLQRHNMKIIQQQLQIKYTTNPTVMARVISTCLREERRILSSACMQEQGPLEKSLQNSVAFERQTNLDNRVGIIRGSVQMMDQAVKHIEDIQDDFDFRYKTLQSRESSDRNSDAMKQEVMRLQEMLNRLDFKRKEIVSKMDVVVKEIDDLMTSQLNPELQDWKRRQQVAAIGGPLLTSLDQLQSWLSLTAQSLFHVKRQLDKLGELVVKVTYESDPIPLQKPQLEERVKYLIYHLIKSSFVVEKQPCMPTHPQKPLIIKTGVQFTTKVRLLVKLPEVDYQLKVKTTFDKDLPPGRVSRQFFILTNNTKVMDIEDYSNGCLSVDFRHLQLKEKKYINGTKGSEGLLSVTEELHSLSFEACFTVQGLTIDLETCSLPLVVISNVSQLPGGWASVMWYNLLTHEPRNLAFFGNPPRAGWSQLSEVLSWQFSTFAGRGLNKEQLAMLGEKLLGQHVSCNDYHVSWSKFSKNISGKPFSFWMWLDSILELIKKHLLPVWNENYIMGFVSKETERSLLKDRERGTFLLRFSESHLGGITFTWVEHSDNGEVKFNSVEPYTKNRLSALPFADIIRDYKVISDGVVSENPLKFLYPDIPKDEAFGRLYNSQPSKVTPYITSTLIPISELRSNTSTSSPACQSPEPPMTPGEFNMLHDQLLFDIDSMSSPYSE
- the LOC128455913 gene encoding signal transducer and activator of transcription 4 isoform X1 gives rise to the protein MSQWKQIQQLEIRLLEHVDYLYDDNFPMDIRQGLASWIECQDWDTAATDESMAAAQFTNLLSQMERVRSQEQNFLQRHNMKIIQQQLQIKYTTNPTVMARVISTCLREERRILSSACMQEQGPLEKSLQNSVAFERQTNLDNRVGIIRGSVQMMDQAVKHIEDIQDDFDFRYKTLQSRESSDRNSDAMKQEVMRLQEMLNRLDFKRKEIVSKMDVVVKEIDDLMTSQLNPELQDWKRRQQVAAIGGPLLTSLDQLQSWLSLTAQSLFHVKRQLDKLGELVVKVTYESDPIPLQKPQLEERVKYLIYHLIKSSFVVEKQPCMPTHPQKPLIIKTGVQFTTKVRLLVKLPEVDYQLKVKTTFDKDLPPGRVSRQFFILTNNTKVMDIEDYSNGCLSVDFRHLQLKEKKYINGTKGSEGLLSVTEELHSLSFEACFTVQGLTIDLETCSLPLVVISNVSQLPGGWASVMWYNLLTHEPRNLAFFGNPPRAGWSQLSEVLSWQFSTFAGRGLNKEQLAMLGEKLLGQHVSCNDYHVSWSKFSKENISGKPFSFWMWLDSILELIKKHLLPVWNENYIMGFVSKETERSLLKDRERGTFLLRFSESHLGGITFTWVEHSDNGEVKFNSVEPYTKNRLSALPFADIIRDYKVISDGVVSENPLKFLYPDIPKDEAFGRLYNSQPSKVTPYITSTLIPISELRSNTSTSSPACQSPEPPMTPGEFNMLHDQLLFDIDSMSSPYSE